One genomic region from Bacillus rossius redtenbacheri isolate Brsri chromosome 6, Brsri_v3, whole genome shotgun sequence encodes:
- the LOC134533482 gene encoding uncharacterized protein LOC134533482 gives MFLVIVVAVVLVSSGLQAEADVVRGAAQEPLQAGVDQNKTVTAPNVSADFNREKARPDRYSDKEESSPINVKKPGAISALLHEAIARPVHSVWNTLFGGRSQHMDLSSVFGPGPVIVPSSVARVPHIYHVSSPAAYQPAYQPAYQPAYQPAYQPAYQPAYQPYQPAYQPAVSLLAPGMAIRPTGTRSRSINTLFT, from the exons ATGTTTCTC GTAATCGTCGTAGCCGTGGTGCTGGTGTCCTCCGGACTCCAGGCGGAGGCAGATGTTGTTCGAGGCGCCGCCCAGGAGCCACTCCAGGCGGGTGTCGACCAGAACAAGACGGTGACAGCCCCCAACGTCAGCGCAGACTTCAACCGAGAGAAGGCGCGCCCCGACAGATACTCGGACAAGGAGGAGTCCTCTCCGATCAACGTGAAGAAGCCCGGAGCGATCTCGGCGCTGTTGCACGAAGCCATAGCGCGGCCGGTACACAGCGTCTGGAACACCCTGTTCGGCGGCAGGAGCCAGCACATGGACCTGTCCTCGGTGTTCGGTCCGGGGCCCGTCATAGTCCCGTC GTCTGTCGCTAGAGTGCCGCACATCTACCACGTATCCTCGCCCGCAgcctaccagcccgcctaccagcccgcctaccagccTGCCTACCAGCCTGCCTACCAGCCTgcctaccagcccgcctaccagccctaccagcccgcctaccagccTGCTGTCTCCCTGCTGGCGCCCGGCATGGCTATCCGCCCCACCGGAACCCGGAGCAGGTCTATAAACACATTGTTTACTTAG